One window of Plasmodium berghei ANKA genome assembly, chromosome: 5 genomic DNA carries:
- a CDS encoding transmembrane emp24 domain-containing protein, putative, whose product MKRKYLHLVIFILLVIFNLLISGVSSQNSNINDKKKSVEKQKNGNNKKNNTNSTNNNNKSSSKKKSNGNVNNSKQNNTKNKTENIIKKSDKSNESLNTFNEAINDDSDNKYMDEYNKFEKELLDIEKNEETYEEIDNSEINDNQKIIENSNEMKPNANDYKEVDTDDLVEYDDDLTGIWNENMKYFEPSTMLTFEIPGNSEEYLFENIQELNTYFRGIFYLNNELDDSKILFIISDPDGEIVYTKEASEGIFYFHTNKLGIYTITIKNNKWMEKKMVTVAIGLGESHSLRSDHLKDFSSYIEQISLEAKILKNEIKYLSSKHIAHIEKMEQITNKAFLYCFLKLFVLIILSFFTIYYVKNLVSNKRVL is encoded by the coding sequence atgaaaaggaAATACCTTCATTTagtcatatttattttgttggTTATATTCAACTTATTAATAAGTGGCGTTTCGTCacaaaatagtaatattaatgataaaaaaaaaagtgtagaaaaacaaaaaaatggtaataataaaaaaaataatacaaattcaactaacaataataataagagttcaagtaaaaaaaaaagtaatggtaatgtaaataatagtaaacaaaataatacgaaaaacaaaacagagaatataataaaaaaatctGATAAATCAAATGAATCACTTAATACTTTTAATGAAGCTATTAACGATGATagtgataataaatatatggatgaatataataagtttgaaaaagaattattagacattgaaaaaaatgaggaaACATATGAAGAAATAGATAATAGTGAAATTAATGataatcaaaaaattatagaaaatagTAATGAAATGAAACCTAATGCTAATGATTATAAAGAAGTAGACACAGATGATTTGGTAGAATATGATGATGATTTAACAGGTATATGgaatgaaaatatgaaatattttgagCCGAGTACTATGCTAACTTTTGAAATTCCTGGAAATTCTgaagaatatttatttgagaATATACAAGAATTGAATACATATTTTCGaggtattttttatttaaataatgaattagATGATAGTAAGatcttatttattatttcagATCCAGATGGTGAAATTGTATATACAAAAGAAGCTAGCGAaggtatattttattttcatacaAATAAACTTGGAATATATACTATAActattaaaaacaataaatggatggaaaaaaaaatggttACTGTTGCTATAGGGTTAGGAGAGAGTCATTCATTGAGGTCAGATCACTTAAAAGATTTTTCTAGTTATATTGAACAAATTTCTTTAGAagcaaaaatattaaaaaatgaaattaaatatttatcatcAAAACATATTGCACATATCGAAAAAATGGAGCAAATTACAAACAAAgcctttttatattgttttctcaaattatttgttcttataattctttctttttttacaatatattatgttaaAAACTTGGTATCAAATAAAAGAGTTCTTTAG
- a CDS encoding erythrocyte membrane-associated antigen, putative: MSDFFNKQIISKICFIKDSNMNDQNNISINQITKVTNFMKKKNTSMSLCEYENMISCKLYHNNSEENYIQKNKVESSNNDNGDGEKKTKHLYTSKNTQNNYNIKNISIFSNYSKGYGSDSKIYTCKKSTGFGKKKKKKYIMQNNVQNNVQNNMQNENILDKTITTNSILSEYENCQNNFVKKSNNENVSYDSSDTHDFNQNSKNKLDNVMYKKKMKQVNKILYNLNYFTQFKSLNLKSSMKKKPHTKIYIKKNTAKGQDIHNNNKDSSNFVTLNEFSKFKITNDILENNNNKSIVEQVKDNKIPNDNFTDIKNNTEHTNISKNAYAHNEYDLNGHQNNKQNQYSNNNNNNTCEDSTFWEKWNDNYYKSETANSTNIPKKKIHNDKYFKSLLHIGLKDLLNKKRQKKKKANNNYENIQNIIDNENEPTQNTEEINLTIQKNISNVHNHNDIINNHKKHDTNNDNTLIYNSTENATCQNKIINCSEKNHNVNKIMAKCFLSNHNISPSNNFISPPHKNYKYHLINSIKNALDTNQKKQMDSTNMNENSFNSLHLPTSNNSYTQNVKNQFPQTEKLYNSNDQHNDINSNSTENENFLANNKEDLFFSEQKENIPHNLIHPINSSNIQQNDEANNNIVKRKKRRRRRKQKKRKEKKNKFEEILEQKKENNSHEMNKIASLAINLPGHGKVKKKNIQLTNFEKVNNEHFSKKNKQSQKNEYTIMCKDEFINLKTNKFGTYSNSNNESTIIELFQVQKNEASKCTDKNNRSNSNPNSQKKKKKNIQSNKKKNTQNNTAPITSINIQRNTDRKDGNFHEGYPQHINNYENNFIIPNPNFSPDYLYNNYLNNIFCVQNYNRKYLSDQNEVAMEKQKINLPYYNHNLGSNYYINNIIPMPISSIAQTHALRNYQNYDSSFNNIINTNNLYYLDRWGNQISLNSQNALLYNYSKKFYNNTNQILKNQILNSTDFTNYSLYDRQSSDKYYLTPFNSRENYKIQENFYCDFNPIINDSFRHINDINNVDSNSNLNKHFNNIYNYGHQNAATKSEKKKKKLSKKYKKKKFQELPFHFTNFINSEIKNKSGNKNQCSYICDPNNKNYDDISNTNQNQSKCSCISNYNTSPLSKQYNDMLITHKESNDSFLNFENMKNCDNNNPLTQWTSPFPYTNNVLYPNNFIYNNNIVNNRYNYNISPHLATLHQHMNFFQNKNINLHHSFCNKHIKHNEDSDLEKNKNNSKVETQNVDSYEIIKKDHSKINEKNKPLDNNTPKDIFNYIEKQFRVSNLSNKLRSYSNHILNKNIKKMHDICIDKIRSISLIYEKKSNKIKNIPRSISIIPVNNKKNSFINKINNNNNLSNNCIINKINPYISPFNVSMENHDKLFIFNLLRTTENNLVNILNFVKPTKDIILTKKLFFLSLLKLVKQLFHYNIHIYIVGSSAYGIDSKSSDLDIVIQTNNYSNKFILHTLYNSINKIKQGKYNTNKNNISSEYLYNNNNAEENIYIFFKDVEMQLIDSARVPILTIKKNNVACDLSVNTNNSIKHTEFFLNILKYYPNLKNVMKLLKLLLKNRTIPSMKQGGLPTILWMMLSIRYCKFPENKISSHTNKHPFYYSEHTISEQNYDINKSNHCENNSYQYFDQTIDPISFNDNFSDLLLYSQKYLKNKKLNQEEKKTCIFPPNECSNSITNQIPTIHSHISNKINTEGNVQTYTQINKQIIHTNSNTDTKDTPSIRDSSLSNLKKKKKKKNDKISYNTLSEKFLSLSYNYVHKFFSKNSNNSRNNNKHENAKVRNNIKFKNDGKNRNNKINSLKILHKNSKKIAKYQNIINSKKKKKKKLPLTNYLNGFQHNIEEIHEEYFLYASPLLYSLFIFYNALNSRTKLMKIINIIDEDRCYKKNIYETNKKLLSPACHGGVWDDLLTLYDPIYSFNYDIFFNKSANLCPDLMHSNPNGPSYRLRARSTVGAQTGNTNQRKNETDFELKDSHRLNISLSKNVIYQTKENKNNDQIRSLQRNLSKFSNQYLGRSSSQTLRKSGNDRPELYHNLNEQIKNKKNDIKQNIIFQSNLNNENIRNAQFEKNKLLNNWDNLHYYNSLDKNNESEISTINEDLENNSINKTNLNNYDTYFIENYNNQYDLKCENSSYIQKQYNEKLCTPLKECSDQIGNSNQNKPEQARNMPEMINNVHTNNCQNECNLDELIWSQNYNSKYNRSSQIWSNYKNNAFEKLYEHNIDLSSKVSSATWLIYLYELKRASFFINYYIHHMHMLMSFKKLLKDFEQNCDKNLQKKYDQNFGLFQNNKWVVLKREDIWKEDGETAKLVSPQKKYNFENHIILNNGNDNDNNYDYGHAKLKEIPKYSEQDRKNISNEIICSQDFDENISKQKHIKKLKRQKKSVELIKNMKQILKSIIQNLNYSIISLFEKTKGDIYTLPFHLNSEKNTKNNENEKYAELNIYPSTNPPENEPALDNDLSNYSTKNYKKIHDNNILNNNNYDTVINAFGLVLIEGKLIFVKFLNVCIDKQNFWNELFLCRRDIKTVMHVKPMDVIFVSNKKKKYLDASKARSTKITEFNSKHRIIEEMNQNNNKPIYFSQKNNKSDRKIENNLNPNVPSTNLFETDKPITNENIYHQVVSEKTPSEPIYDESNAKKNKKNRTTSSSVNHDKIYYENNVLGEDKSISSKYETYNYNNTQHPPDAYSKHTLKTYKQSKNDKNGKENEETDNEAGESAGTEQIIKDKIKNWDFKKQKRIHKSSNFIYNAKNNYIGILINQHKYRNDIFAKYTNTETGSDKGNIIIQKKCQTCKNDDSYKCTNMCQDSTKDNVLLVNPCNFVTRINVKTIYVSSKHIINKDLKNAIFEKTNFKENNINENLKKKQKKINSNNIQHNEQTNDDIYSIQIIPRCEIMRYKELIKIMKNSPYYYKVAKNISNTTKTPLQQPVPICNFCSTKGTFNINTNHFMFSNIYEDARTELATIISGIITKQKNKNKKIKIKNLSMNNNKTETLNS, from the coding sequence atgagcgatttttttaataaacaaattattagtaaaatatgttttatcaAAGATAGTAATATGAatgatcaaaataatattagcATCAATCAAATAACAAAAGttacaaattttatgaaaaaaaaaaacacaagTATGTCATTATGcgaatatgaaaatatgataagttgcaaattatatcataataattctgaagaaaattatattcagAAAAACAAAGTCGAAAGTTCAAACAATGATAATGGTGATGGGGAAAAGAAAACCAAACATTTATACACATCTAAAAATACccaaaataattataatattaaaaatatttcaatcTTTAGTAACTATTCAAAAGGATATGGCAGTGACAGCAAAATATACACATGTAAAAAAAGTACCGGATttggtaaaaaaaaaaaaaaaaaatatataatgcaaAATAACGTGCAAAATAACGTACAAAATAACATgcaaaatgaaaacataCTTGATAAGACAATCACTACTAATTCTATACTATCagaatatgaaaattgtcaaaataattttgtcaaaaaaagtaataatgaAAACGTTAGCTATGATAGTAGTGATACTCACGATTTTAATCAAAactcaaaaaataaattagacaatgttatgtataaaaaaaaaatgaaacaagttaataaaatattatacaatttaaattattttactcaatttaaaagtttaaatttaaaaagctcaatgaaaaaaaaaccacacactaaaatatatatcaaaaaaaatactgcTAAAGGACAAgatattcataataataacaagGATTCTTCTAATTTTGTAACCTTAAAtgaattttcaaaatttaaaatcacaaatgatattttagaaaataataataataaatctaTAGTCGAACAAGTAAAAGACAACAAAATCccaaatgataattttacagatattaaaaataacaccgaacatacaaatatatcaaaaaatgcTTATGCTCATAATGAATATGATCTTAATGGCCATCAAAATAACAAACAAAATCAgtatagtaataataataataataacacaTGTGAAGATTCTACTTTTTGGGAAAAATGGAATgacaattattataaatctGAAACTGCCAATTCCACAAAtattccaaaaaaaaaaatacataatgataaatattttaagtCCCTTCTTCATATTGGATTAAAAGatcttttaaataaaaagagacaaaaaaaaaaaaaagcgaATAATAACtatgaaaatatacaaaatatcattgataatgaaaatgaacCAACACAAAATActgaagaaataaatttaactattcaaaaaaatatttctaatGTCCATAATcataatgatataattaataatcaCAAAAAGCATGACacaaataatgataataccttaatttataatagtACCGAAAATGCTACATgccaaaataaaattattaattgttcagaaaaaaatcataatgttaataaaattatggcCAAATGTTTCCTTTCAaatcataatatttctccaagtaacaattttatttctccaccccataaaaattataaatatcatCTGATAAATAGTATTAAAAATGCATTGGATacaaatcaaaaaaaacaaatggaTTCTACAAATATGAATGAAAATAGTTTTAATTCATTACATTTGCCTACCTCTAATAATTCATACACACAAAATGTCAAAAATCAATTCCCACAAacagaaaaattatacaattCCAATGATCAGCATAATGACATTAATAGTAATTCCacagaaaatgaaaattttctAGCCAATAATAAGGaggatttatttttttctgaacaaaaagaaaatataccCCATAATTTAATTCACCCTATAAATTCGTCAAATATTCAACAAAATGATGAAGCAAATAATAACATTGTGAAAAGAAAGAAACGACGACGAAGGaggaaacaaaaaaagaggaaagaaaaaaaaaataaatttgaagaaatattagaacaaaagaaagaaaataatagccatgaaatgaacaaaatagCTAGTTTGGCAATAAATTTACCTGGGCATGGTaaggtaaaaaaaaaaaacatccAACTTACCAATTTTGAAAAGGTAAATAATGaacatttttcaaaaaaaaacaaacaatctcaaaaaaatgaatacaCAATCATGTGTAAGGatgaatttataaatttgaaaacaaataaattcgGCACATATAGTAATTCTAATAATGAAAGTACAATTATAGAATTATTCCAAGTTCAAAAAAACGAAGCAAGCAAATGTACCGATAAAAATAATCGATCTAACAGTAACCCAAATagccaaaaaaaaaaaaaaaaaaatattcaaagtaacaaaaaaaaaaacacccAAAATAATACAGCACCTATTACTAGTATAAACATTCAGAGAAATACAGATCGTAAAGATGGAAATTTCCATGAAGGATATCCTCAACACATAAATAACTacgaaaataattttattattccaaATCCAAACTTTTCACCagattatttatacaataattatttaaataacatattttgtgtgcaaaattataatagaaaatatttgagCGACCAAAATGAAGTAGCTAtggaaaaacaaaaaatcaATCTACCATATTACAATCATAATTTAGGGTccaattattatattaacaatattATTCCTATGCCAATTAGTAGCATTGCACAAACTCATGCCCTAAgaaattatcaaaattatgattcaagttttaataatattataaatacaaataatttatattaccTTGATAGATGGGGAAATCAAATTTCTCTCAATTCACAAAATGCCCTATTATATAactattcaaaaaaattttataataacacAAAccaaattttgaaaaaccAAATTCTTAATTCCACTGATTTTACCAATTATAGTCTATATGATAGACAAAGTTCcgataaatattatttgacTCCATTTAATTCAAGGgaaaattacaaaattcaagaaaatttttattgtgATTTTAATCCGATCATAAATGATTCATTTCGACATATAAACGATATTAACAATGTTGATTCAAATTCAAATTTgaataaacattttaacaatatatataactatgGTCATCAAAATGCTGCTActaaaagtgaaaaaaaaaaaaaaaaattatcaaaaaaatataaaaaaaaaaaatttcaagAATTACCATTTCACTtcacaaattttataaatagcgaaataaagaataaatcaggaaataaaaatcaatGTTCTTACATTTGTGAtccaaataataaaaactatGATGATATTTCTAACACAAATCAAAATCAATCCAAATGTTCATGTATATCGAACTATAATACCTCACCTCTTTCAAAACAATATAATGATATGCTTATTACACATAAAGAATCAAACGACtcttttttgaattttgaaaatatgaaaaattgtGACAATAATAACCCCCTGACACAATGGACTTCTCCATTTCCGTATACaaataatgtattatatcctaataactttatttataacaaCAACATTGTCAATAATAGATATAACTATAATATATCTCCACATCTAGCTACTTTGCATCAACAcatgaatttttttcaaaacaaaaatataaatttacatCATTCCTTTTGCAATAAACACATAAAACATAACGAAGATTCtgatttagaaaaaaataaaaataattcaaaagtAGAAACACAAAATGTCGATTCTTacgaaataataaaaaaagaccactcaaaaataaatgaaaaaaataaacccTTAGATAATAACACACCAAAAGATATTTTCAACTATATAGAAAAACAATTTAGAGTTTCAAATTTATCAAACAAATTAAGATCTTATTCcaatcatattttaaataaaaatataaaaaaaatgcatgaTATTTGTATTGATAAAATTCGGTCAATAagtttaatatatgaaaaaaaaagtaataaaataaaaaatattcctaGATCTATTTCCATAATTCCagttaataataaaaaaaattcttttataaataaaatcaataacaataataactTATCAAACAattgtataataaataaaataaatccaTATATATCACCATTCAATGTATCTATGGAAAATCACgataaattgtttatatttaatttattgcGAACAACCGAAAACAAtttagtaaatatattaaattttgttaagCCTACTAaagatattatattaacaaaaaaattattttttttatcattattaaaattagtaaaacaattatttcattataatattcatatatatatagtcgGATCGAGTGCATATGGCATTGATTCAAAATCAAGTGACCTAGATATTGTTAttcaaacaaataattattctaataaatttattctTCACACATTATACAattctataaataaaataaaacagggaaaatataatacaaacaaaaataacattTCATCTGAATATCTTTACAATAATAACAACGctgaagaaaatatttatattttttttaaagatgTTGAAATGCAACTTATTGATTCAGCCAGAGTTCCTATTCTtactattaaaaaaaataatgttgcATGTGACTTATCAgttaatacaaataattcTATAAAGCATactgaattttttttaaatatattaaaatattatccgaatttaaaaaatgttatgaaacttttaaaacttttattaaaaaacagAACTATTCCATCTATGAAACAAGGTGGATTACCAACTATTTTATGGATGATGCTTTCTATACGTTATTGTAAATTTccagaaaataaaatttcaagccatacaaataaacatccgttttattattctgAACATACTATTTCTgaacaaaattatgatataaaCAAATCGAACCATTGTGAAAATAACTCTTATCAATATTTTGATCAAACAATTGATCCTATATCCTTTAACGATAATTTTTctgatttattattatattctcaaaaatatttaaaaaataaaaaattgaatcaagaagaaaaaaaaacatgtaTTTTTCCCCCAAATGAATGTAGCAATTCTATAACCAATCAAATTCCCACTATACACTCACAcatttcaaataaaataaatacagaAGGCAATGTTCAAACTTATACACAAATTaacaaacaaataatacACACAAATTCTAACACAGATACTAAAGACACTCCATCTATTCGAGATTCAAGTTTAtccaatttaaaaaaaaaaaaaaaaaaaaaaaatgataaaattagCTACAATACCCTTAGCGAAAAGTTTTTGAGCttatcatataattatgttcataaatttttttcaaaaaattccAACAATTCtcgaaataataataagcATGAAAATGCAAAGGTAcgtaataatataaaatttaaaaatgatggaaaaaatcggaataataaaataaactctctaaaaattttacacaaaaatagtaaaaaaattgcaaaatatcaaaatattataaatagtaaaaaaaaaaaaaaaaaaaaattacctTTAAccaattatttaaatggtTTTCAACATAATATAGAAGAAATACATgaagaatattttttatatgcatcccctcttttatattcattatttattttttataatgcTTTAAATTCAAgaacaaaattaatgaaaattattaatataattgatGAAGATAGAtgctataaaaaaaatatttatgaaacaaataaaaaactttTATCACCTGCATGTCATGGAGGTGTATGGGATGATTTACTTACTCTTTATGATCCtatatatagttttaattacgatattttttttaataaatcagCCAATTTATGTCCCGATTTAATGCACTCAAATCCTAACGGACCAAGTTATAGGCTACGCGCTAGAAGCACTGTCGGGGCTCAAACCGGAAATACAAATCAAAGAAAAAACGAAACCGATTTTGAATTAAAAGATTCTCATAGACTCAATATCTCATTAtctaaaaatgttatttatcaaacaaaagaaaataaaaataatgatcaAATTCGATCACTTCAAAGAAATCtatcaaaattttcaaatcAATATTTAGGTCGAAGTTCAAGTCAAACTTTGAGAAAATCAGGAAATGATCGCCCTGAACTTTATCATAATTTGaatgaacaaataaaaaataaaaaaaatgatattaaacaaaatataatttttcaatcaaatttaaataatgaaaatattagaaatgctcaatttgaaaaaaataaattattaaataattggGATAATTTACACTATTACAATTCTTTGGATAAAAACAATGAATCCGAAATAAGCACAATAAATGAGGATTTGGAAAATAATTCGAtcaataaaacaaatttaaataattatgatacatattttattgaaaattataataatcaatatgatttaaaatgtgaaaattcttcatatatacaaaaacaATACAATGAAAAGCTATGTACACCTTTAAAAGAATGTAGTGACCAAATTGGAAACAGTAATCAAAATAAACCTGAACAAGCAAGAAACATGCCggaaatgataaataatgTTCATACAAATAATTGCCAAAATGAATGCAATTTAGATGAACTTATATGGTctcaaaattataacagTAAATATAACCGAAGTTCTCAAATTTGGAGTAActacaaaaataatgctTTTGAAAAATTGTATGAGCATAATATTGATTTATCAAGCAAGGTAAGCAGTGCAACTTggttaatttatttatacgaATTAAAACGGGCcagtttttttattaactaTTATATTCACCACATGCACATGCTCATGTCATTTAAAAAGCTACTCAAGGATTTTGAACAAAATTGTGACAAAAACctccaaaaaaaatatgaccAAAATTTCGGGTTGTTCCAAAACAACAAATGGGTTGTTCTAAAGAGGGAAGACATTTGGAAGGAAGATGGAGAAACAGCCAAATTAGTATCCccccaaaaaaaatataacttcGAAAATCATATAATACTAAACAATGGaaatgataatgataataattatgacTATGGACAtgcaaaattaaaagaaattcCTAAATATTCTGAACAAGacagaaaaaatatatcaaatgaaataatatgttCTCAAGattttgatgaaaatatatctaaACAAAAGCATATAAAGAAGCTAAAAaggcaaaaaaaaagtgtagaacttataaaaaatatgaaacaaattttaaaatcaataattcaaaatttaaattattctATAATTAGTTTATTCGAAAAAACAAAAGGTGATATATACACACTACCATTCCATTTAAattcagaaaaaaatacgaaaaataatgaaaatgaaaaatatgcagAACTAAATATTTACCCTAGTACAAACCCACCAGAGAATGAACCAGCTCTCGACAACGATTTATCCAACTATTCCactaaaaattataaaaaaatacatgataataatattcttaacaataataattatgatacTGTGATTAATGCATTTGGGTTGGTATTAATTGAAGGCAAacttatttttgttaaatttttaaatgtatgtattgataaacaaaatttttggaatgaactatttttatgtagGAGAGATATCAAAACGGTTATGCATGTAAAACCAATGGACgttatttttgtttcaaataaaaaaaaaaaatatttagatGCTTCTAAAGCACGCTCTACAAAAATCACAGAATTTAACTCCAAACATAGAATAATCGAGGAAATGAATCAAAACAATAACAAaccaatatatttttcccaaaaaaataataaatcagATCGAAAAATTGAAAACAATTTAAACCCAAACGTTCCTTCTACAAATTTATTCGAAACAGATAAACCAATcacaaatgaaaatatttatcatcAAGTAGTATCTGAAAAAACACCTAGTGAACCTATCTATGATGAATCcaatgcaaaaaaaaacaaaaaaaatcgaaCCACTTCCTCATCAGTAAAtcatgataaaatatattatgaaaacaATGTGCTTGGGGAAGATAAGTCAATATCTTCAAAATATGaaacatataattataataatacacaACATCCACCTGATGCATATTCTAAACACACATTGAAAACATATAAACAATCTaaaaatgacaaaaatggaaaagaaaatgaagaaacgGATAATGAGGCTGGAGAAAGCGCAGGTACTGAgcaaattataaaagataaaattaaaaactgggattttaaaaaacaaaaacgAATACATAAATCTagcaattttatttataacgctaaaaataattatatcggtattttaataaatcaacataaatatagaaatgATATTTTCGCCAAATATACAAACACCGAAACAGGATCAGACAAGGGaaacataataattcaaaaaaaatgtcaaACATGCAAAAATGACGATAGTTATAAATGTACCAATATGTGTCAAGACAGTACTAAAGACAACGTTCTTCTTGTAAACCCATGCAATTTTGTTACGCGGATAAATGTGAAAACTATTTATGTTTCTAgtaaacatattattaataaagatttaaaaaatgccatatttgaaaaaacaaattttaaagaaaataatattaatgaaaaccttaaaaaaaaacaaaaaaaaattaattcgAACAATATTCAACATAATGAGCAAACGAATGATGATATATACTCCATACAAATTATTCCAAGATGTGAAATAATGAGATATaaagaattaataaaaattatgaagaATAGcccatattattataaagtTGCAAAAAACATTTCAAATACTACTAAAACTCCTCTTCAGCAACCTGTACCTATTTGTAATTTCTGTTCAACAAAAGGgacatttaatataaacacaaatcattttatgttttctaatatatatgaagaTGCTAGAACAGAATTAGCCACAATTATAAGTGGCATCATTacgaaacaaaaaaataaaaataaaaaaataaaaataaaaaatcttagtatgaataataacaaaactGAAACCCTAAATTCTTAA